The genomic window AGCTCCCATCTTCTCAAGTTCACTCTCAACGTTCCGTAGCTCTGTAATTGCTTCGACTGAACCAATTGCCCCACTTAACCTTCTCAGAAGTATCTCTCTGAATCGATATGTGAGCCTGTCCGAACGGTCACCCACCAACCGTTCCGCGTTGCTCAGGTGTTCATAGGCGACGTCCAGATTGCCCTCGTGCCCATACAAGTAGGCTAAACAAACTCTTGCAAGAAACTCTTCATATCCAATGTCCAGATTAGCGGCTATTTCGAGGGCCTCTTCAAATAGGCTGATCGATTTGCTGACTCGACCGAAAGCCCATTCAGCTTCCGCCATGTGAATCCTAAGAATGGCAAGTAGGTGTCTAGGCACGGTTGAATCCTGAAGGGACGAAAGCTCAGCGATCGCATGAGAAAACCGCCCTAGCGCGATTAGAATTTGGATGCGGTGTATCCGCGCTCGTATTGCGTCTACGCCGCTTGTAATGGCAACATTCTGTTCGATAAATGCCAGTGCCCTTTTAGCTTGGCCGACTCTCCCATTTAACACAGCCAGTTGGCTAAGTATGTCGGGCGCCAAAATGCTGAATTGGGGGGCTGTCTGCACAAGTTGCCAGGCCGTCTCCGCATCTGATAGCGCGGTTCGTAAATCTCCGCTTGTTTCCTCGTGCAGGCTTTTTACGCGGTAATATAGGACTTTATCGTATGTAGATAGTGACTCACAATCGACCTTTAGCAGCTCCGGAATTACTTCATCGCCTCGTTC from Trueperaceae bacterium includes these protein-coding regions:
- a CDS encoding tetratricopeptide repeat protein, with the protein product MRAVELFYRAIDRGNEAARINLAHALAYIERGDEVIPELLKVDCESLSTYDKVLYYRVKSLHEETSGDLRTALSDAETAWQLVQTAPQFSILAPDILSQLAVLNGRVGQAKRALAFIEQNVAITSGVDAIRARIHRIQILIALGRFSHAIAELSSLQDSTVPRHLLAILRIHMAEAEWAFGRVSKSISLFEEALEIAANLDIGYEEFLARVCLAYLYGHEGNLDVAYEHLSNAERLVGDRSDRLTYRFREILLRRLSGAIGSVEAITELRNVESELEKMGARQEQGWIKLHVARELWLTGSNEYQVELRGIEQIATELMNPALLSRELPLVDDFAFVVFAESRSLSTSRGGLEVTSLGATELRLDGSPIHLPLTRGIEMICYFLENGSASLQQILSDLFPNYKPRSARSYFHQFRHQLTKSVEGISVDYDRDSGQYRLVSAIPIDWDVTRLRLGEEDLVGLSFLPNSSSPWVIKLNETLESARRTLNTSSGKKAPH